ACATCCTGAAACAGCGTAAAGACGGTTATGATGGTAAAGGAGTGATGAAGATAAACAACCTGGCAGATATAGAAAATGCTTTTGATGCACCATGTTTAATCGAGCAACTGGTAGATTTCGAGAAAGAAGTCGCCGTAATTGTTTCCAGAAACCCTAACGGAGATGTAAAAACATTCCCGATGGTGGAAATGGAATTCAACGCAGAAGCAAACCTGGTAGAATTTCTGATTTCTCCTTCCACTTACCCGGCATCCATTCAGCATAAAGCGGAGACCATTGCTAAAAATATTGCTTCCTCACTGAACATTACCGGATTATTGGCGGTAGAAATGTTCATCACTAAAAACGGAGATATCCTGGTGAATGAGCTTGCCCCACGTCCACACAATAGCGGACACCATACCATTGAAGGAAATTATGTTTCTCAGTTTGACCAGCATTTACGAGCCATCTTCAACCTTCCATTAGGGGATACACGCACCATAAACAATGCCGTAATGATCAATCTTCTCGGAGAAAAAAATCATAATGGGGTGGCCAAATATCAGGGATTAGAAAAAATCATGGCCATTGAAGGAGTATACATCCACCTTTATGGTAAAAAATATACCAAACCTTTCCGCAAAATGGGACACGTTACCATTGTAGATCAGAACCGCGAGAAGGCTATAGAAAAAGCCAATTATATTAAAGACACACTAAAAGTTATTTCCTAATGAGCATACAAGTAGGCATTATTATGGGCAGCAAGTCTGACCTTCCTATCATGAAAGACGCAGCCGATATCTTAAAAGAATTCGATATCCAATTTGAAATGACCGTAGTGTCTGCTCACCGCACGCCGGAAAGAATGTTTGAATACGCAAAACAAGCTGCATCAAGAGGATTAAAAGTGATCATCGCCGGTGCCGGTGGTGCTGCACATTTACCGGGAATGGTAGCTTCAATTACCACATTACCTGTAATTGGCGTGCCGGTAAAATCTTCTAATTCTATTGATGGATGGGATTCTATATTGTCTATCCTGCAAATGCCAAATGGCATTCCTGTAGCAACCGTAGCACTAAACGCTGCAAAGAATGCAGGTTTACTTGCGGCTCAGATCCTGGCAACAGCCAGCCCGGAGCTTTCAGCAAAAATGCAGGCTTATAAAGACGATCTTAAGAAAAAGATCGAAGAAAGTGCCATAGATCTTGAAAATTATTAATTGAGATTAGGATCCTGAGGGAAATTACTCACATGGGCGTATTTAGGCCCAAGATTAATGATTACCTCCTTCCAGAGTTCCTCTTCATTGTTAGAGAATACCACATCAGCATGAAACTGATCGGACACAATCCAGGTATTCTCTTTCATTTCATTCTTTAGCTGAACGCCCGACCATCCGGAATACCCGATAAAGAATTTAATATCAGCAGGCTGAATGCTGTGGTTATTAATCAGCACTTTTAAAGTCTCAAAATTCCCCCCCCAACATACCCCTTTCGCAATCTCTTCTCCGTCTGTGATCAGGTCCTGACGCCTATGGATAAAATGAATGGTATCAATCGCCACCGGCCCCCCAAGATAAACCGGAAAATCGCCACCAACAAAGTCAGGCACTAAATCATTGAGCAACAAAGTACTGCGCTGATTCAGGATAAAACCTACTGTTCCCTCCTCCTGATGCTCGGTAAGAAAAACTACAGAACGCTTAAAATTAGGATCCATTAAGAATGGTTCTGAAATTAATAATTTACCTGCTGATGGCTCTAATCGACTTAACATTTCGGAAATTTAGCGATAAAATTAAATAAACTAAAACCTATTTTTGTACATGGAGCTGAATAAAGAAAATCTACAGAATTTAAGACAGGAATACCGCTCAGCAGAACTAGCCGAAACTGATGTGGAAAGTAATCCCATCCTGCAGTTTAAAAAATGGTTTACCGAGGCCGTAGATGCCCAGATCTTCGAGCCCAATGTCATGACACTGGCGACGGCAAATTCCGACAGCAAGCCCTCTGCACGTATCGTCCTTTTAAAGGGCTTTGATGAAGATGGTTTCGTATTCTTCACGAATTACGATAGTGACAAAGGAAAAGATCTGGCAGAAAACCCGCAGGCATCACTGGTGTTCTTCTGGGCTGAGCTGGAAAGACAGGTACGCATAGATGGAGTAGTCAGCAAGATTGACGCAGCAGCATCTACCGATTATTTTCACTCCCGTCCGATCGGAAGTCAGATTGGGGCCTCGGCCTCTCCGCAAAGCAGGGTGATCCCGAACAGGGAATCTTTAGAAGAGAAAGTAGCAGAACTGAGTACCGCTTACCAGGACAAAGAAATTCCACGCCCGCTTCATTGGGGAGGGTACCTGGTAGAACCTACACATATTGAATTCTGGCAAGGCAGGCCAAGCAGGCTGCATGATCGTTTAAATTATCAGTTGGTGGATGGTTCATGGATTATCAATAGATTAGCACCCTAATTACTCATTACCATAAAAAAACTTAAATGAAGAACATCGCAGTGATTGGCTCAGGAACAATGGGCAATGGAATCGCACATACTTTTGCGCAATTCGGATATCAGGTCAACTTAATTGATATTAACAATGAAGCTTTGGAACGCGCCATCAGTACCATCGGAAAAAACCTGGATCGTCAGGTCACCAAAGGTACAATTACGGAGTCCGACAAAGCAAATACCCTGAAAAACATTACGAATTTCACTCAGATCGCAGAAGGCGTCGCCAATGCAGACCTGATTGTGGAAGCGGCAACAGAAAATCTGGAGCTGAAGTTAAAGATCTTTAAAGACCTGGATTCTTTTGCCAAACCGGAGGCTATTCTGGCCAGTAATACCTCCTCCATTTCCATCACCAAAATAGCTTCTGTAACCAGCAGGGGAGATAAAGTGATCGGTATGCATTTCATGAACCCGGTTCCGGTGATGAAGCTGGTAGAGGTGATCAGGGGTTATGCTACCAGTGATGAAACCACCGCCACCGTAATGGACCTTTCGACAAAACTGAGTAAGGTTCCGGTAGAAGTAAATGATTATCCTGGCTTCGTAGCCAACAGGATTCTGATGCCGATGATCAACGAAGCCATTTATACCTTGTATGAAAGCGTAGCTGGTGTGGAAGAGATCGATACCGTAATGAAACTGGGAATGGCACACCCGATGGGCCCGCTTCAACTGGCAGATTTTATAGGCCTGGATGTTTGTCTGGCTATCTTAAATGTGCTCCATGACGGATTCGGAAATCCTAAATATGCACCCTGCCCCTTACTGGTAAATATGGTGACTGCAGGAAGCAAAGGTGTAAAATCCGGTGAAGGGTTTTATAACTATGCCAAAGGTATTAAGGAAGCAGTTGTTGCAGCCAAGTTTAGCAAATAATATCAATTACAAGCCTTTTATACTAACTTTACCCCATGAACGAAAATCTTGATCCCAATTCAGAAAGCTTAACTCCCTTTGAACGTGATATTGAAAAAGTATTGCGCCCGCAGGAATTTGAAGACTTTACGGGTCAGGATAAGATCATGGAAAACTTAAAAATCTTTGTCAAGGCTGCAAAGTTACGCGGAGAACCTTTGGACCATGTTTTACTGCATGGTCCTCCGGGACTTGGCAAAACCACCCTCTCTTATATCATTGCCAATGAAATGGGTGTAGGAATTAAAGTAACTTCCGGCCCTGTTCTGGATAAACCCGGAGATCTTGCCGGATTACTCACTAATCTGGAATCAGGAGACATCTTATTTATTGATGAGATCCACCGTCTGAGCCCTCTTGTGGAAGAATACCTGTATTCTGCTATGGAGGATTTTAAGATTGACATCATGCTGGAAAGTGGCCCAAATGCCCGTTCTGTACAGATTTCACTGAACCCTTTCACCCTGGTCGGAGCCACAACCCGATCCGGATTATTAACCGCACCATTAAGGGCACGGTTTGGAATCAATTCCCGACTCGCGTACTATGATGCAAAATTACTAACCACAATCGTTCTGCGGTCCTCGGATATTTTAAAAACCCCGATTACCGAAGAGGGAGCTTACGAAATTGCCCGCCGCAGCAGAGGTACACCCCGTATCGCCAATGCGCTGTTAAGAAGAACCCGGGATTTTGCACAGATCAAAGGAAACGGACAAATCGATACTGAGATTGCCAGATATGCTTTAAGAGCCTTAAATGTTGATGAACATGGTCTGGATGAAATGGACAACAAGATCCTGGTGACCATCATTGACAAGTTCAAAGGAGGTCCTGTGGGTCTGAAAACCATCGCTACTGCCGTCGGTGAAGATGAAGGCACGATCGAAGAAGTTTACGAACCATTCCTGATTCAGGAAGGTTTTCTGATGCGTACTTCCAGAGGAAGAGAAGTCACCGAAGCCGCCTATAAACACCTGCAAAAGAATTTCCCCGGACAAACTGGGAAATTATTTTAGAAATTCAACCTGTTTAGGCATCATTTCTGATCTTATTAGCTAAATTTAGCTGATTATGAATATAGAAACAAGAAAACTTACCCTAGCAGATTACAATGATTTGAAAGAATCAATGCAACAGGCCTATGATACCCTGGGTGGACAGATATGGAGCAGAAGCAGCATTGAAAGATTACTTAAATTATTTCCGGAAGGTCAGCTCTGCATTGCGGTAGACGATAAAGTGGTGGCTTGTTCCCTATCAATCATCGTAGATTATGATGAGTATGGTGATAAACATACCTATAAAAATATTACCGGAGATTATTCCTTCTCTACTCACGATGCTGAAGGAGATGTATTGTATGGAATAGAAATATTTGTAAGCCCTGAATTCAGGGGATTAAGACTGGGCAGAAGGTTATATGAAGCCAGAAAAGAGCTTTGCGAAAGCCTGAACCTGAAAAGTATCATTGCCGGAGGGAGAATCCCACGCTATCATGAATATGCGGCAACCCTCAGTCCCAGACAGTATATTGATAAGGTAAAAGCAAAAGAGATCTTCGATCCTACCCTGACTTTCCAGATCTCCAATGATTTTCACGTCCGGAAAGTACTCAAAAATTACCTGCCCGGAGACCATGAGTCCAAAGATTATGCAACGCTGCTGGAATGGAACAATATTTACTACCAGGGGATAGACGCTTCTGCACGCTCAGCAAAAACCATCAGAATTGGTTTGGTACAATGGCAAATGCGTCTTTTTCCAGATATCGATGCCTTTTACGAACAGGTGGAATTCTTTGTGGATGCAGTGAGTGGATATAAATCAGACTTCATCATGTTCCCGGAGTTCTTTAATACGCCACTCTTGCAACCTTACAACCATCTGCCTGAAATGGAAGCCATGCGTAAACTGGCAGAGCAGACAGAAGAGATTGTACAAAAGATTCAGGAATATGCCGTTTCCTATAATGTAAATGTAATTTCGGGCAGTATGCCCATTATAGAGAATAACAAACTTTATAATGCGACCTATTTATGCCATAGAAGTGGTAAGACTGAAGAATACAGAAAAATCCATATTACCCCTAATGAGCAGAAATATTATGGAATGGTGGGTGGCGACAAAATCCAGGTTTTTGATACCGATTGCGGAAAAATAGGTATCCTGATTTGTTACGATGTAGAATTCCCGGAATTGAGCCGGATTTATGCAGATCAGGGGATGCAGATTCTTTTTGTTCCCTTCCTGACCGATACACAAAATGGCTATACCAGGGTAAGAAGATGTGCCCAGGCCAGAGCGATTGAAAATGAGTGTTATGTAGCCATTGCCGGATGTGTGGGTAACTTACCAAAGGTAAACAACATGGACATTCAATTTGCGCAATCTGCAGTATTTACACCTTCCGACTTTGCCTTTCCCACCAATGCGGTAAAAGCAGAAACTACTCCGAATACAGAAATGATGCTGGTAGTCGACGTAGACCTTCATTTACTGGATGAACTTCATCATTTCGGGACCGTAAAAATCCTGAAAGACCGTCGTAAAGATCTTTATGAAGTGAGGTTATTAAAATAATCAGCTGATCAATATTACCTGTCGGAATACGCTAAACCTATGTAAGCCGCATTCCGACAGGTATTTTAAGTTTCTGTTATTTTAGGAAATCCCTCTTTAGTTTACTCAGCTATACATGAGCTTTAGGAATGTCTGAAAAATAGCCAATAAATCAGCAATGCAAGTACCAATATCGGAATGATCCATTTCAAAACCGGTCCGGCACCATTCTTATCATATTCATTTACAGCCTGAGGAGATGGTCCGGGATCATCCTCATGTTTAGAATAATTCGTTTCTATTGGCTTATGCGGTTTTAACGGATCCTCTTCGTGTTGTGGATTAATATTTTCCATGATTTCAATGTTTAATTCCAGTTTACATAACAACACCTTATCTTTTAAAAGGTTTTAAGGCTAAATCTTATCTTTGTAGCCGATGTTGAACAATTCCGTGAAATATAGCAGGATGATTAAAGCCGAAGCCTTAAGGCTGGGCTTCATGCAATGCGGAATTGCCAAAGCAGATTTCCTGGAGGAAGAGGCCTCGAGATTGGAGAAATGGTTGAAAAACAACCACCATGGAGAAATGGGCTACATGGAGAACCACTTTGACAAACGGCTCGACCCAAGATTACTTGTGGACGACTCAAAATCAGTGATCTCTCTGACCCTGAACTACTTTCCTGAAGAAAGGCAGCAGGACCCCGATGCGCCTAAGATATCGAAATATGCCTATGGTACCGATTACCATCTGGTCATTAAGGATAAGCTTTTTCAACTGCTTAATTTTATTTCAGAAGAGATTGGTGAAGTCAGCGGACGTGCATTTGTCGATTCGGCTCCGGTGATGGACCGCGCATGGGCAAAACGCGCTGGTATTGGCTGGATTGGTAAAAACAGCAACCTGATTAATAAAAAGAGTGGCTCTTTCTTTTTCCTTGCGGAGCTGATCGTGGACCTTGAACTGGAATACGACAACCCTTTTGAGACGGATCATTGTGGAACCTGTACCAAATGTATAGATGCCTGCCCTACTGATGCCATCTTATCCCCTTTTATTATAGATGCGAAAAAGTGTATTTCTTATCTGACCATAGAATTAAGGGAAGAAATTCCGCAGTCTTTTAATGATAAGATGGAGAACTGGATGTTCGGATGTGACATTTGTCAGGACGTATGTCCCTGGAACAGGTTTTCAGTTCCCCACTCTGAACCGAAATTTCAACCCAATGAGAACCTGTTGCAGATGAAACGAGAGGACTGGCTGGACATTACGGAAGATGTATTTAAAACCATCTTTAAAAACTCAGCAGTAAAGCGGACCAAATTTAAAGGGCTGACCAGAAATATTGATTTTATTAAAACAGCACCAAAATAAAAAACTGCGCCATATATCGATGCGACGCAGTTCTTATTGTTTTTACTTTTTATTTTAGCAGCTTATCGATGAATCCAACTATTTCCGGATCATTGTAGTCGGCCGCACCTAAATGGTGAAATGCCAGTTTTCCCGATTTATCCAGAATCACAGTAGTAGGCATTGAGCCAGCAAAATATTCTTTAGGCACCTCACTCTCCGGCAAATAAACAGGAAGCGTATAGCCGTTCTTTTTCATGAATTCATTGGCCTCTTTATATTTACCGTCTACATCAACCATGATAAAAACCAACTGCTCATTATCTTTATATTTAGTATATAAAGCTTGAATAGAGGGCATTTCAGCAATGCATGGAGGGCACCAGGTAGCCCAGAAATTAACAAAAACTACTTTCCCTTTTAATTCAGCAAGGCTGATGGATTTGCCCTTCCCATCGGCAAAGGTGACTTGTTCTCCACCAGGTACCGCAACCGAAGCATCTGCTTCCGGCGCTGAACTTTTTGGTATTGCAGGCGCCTGAACCAATCCTATTTTCATCAGGCTTTGGATCACCCAGCCTTTTGCCTCCGGACTAAATATGAGAGTAAGCACAAATAAAATGGCTACTGCCATACTGATATTCGAAAATGTGAACCAATTCTTTTTTTGCAGGTTATTATTTTGATCTTTTATAGATGTCATGATATTGATTTAAACTTCAGGTATTCAGAAACTTTTGTTTTATTACGGATGATGTAAACAGATCCTATATCAGTAAAAGTCTGTTCCACAGGAAAATCGAAGTCCTTGTCCGGCGAAACCAGGAATATGGAATTGGAAGCTGATAATGTCTTTTGTCTGCTGTCAGAAGAGAAGTCAGAAATCCAGGCAAAATGAAAAACAAGAATGGCATCATGGCCTGTGTCTTGCTTAGGTTCCGGAAGGTCAACTGTACGCTTTCTTTTAAAGCTGTCTGCATTTTGCAGGAGGATATTCCTGATTTAAAATCTGCTTTTATCCGGGTAACAGTCTTTACTGCCCCTACCCGAGCTGATTGTTCAATAGTCTGAGCAGAGAAAAAGAAAATAATCCCTTGTTTCAAGGCGCAGGAGGAAGGCAGACATAATGTACACAACAGAAACACCGCTAAAATCTGACGGACTTTAGTGGTTAATTTACAAGGAGTATGTCCAACTAATCTGTTCATGCGACACAAAAATAGGGAATTAAAGAAAACGAATGGTCATAAGTCTTAAAAAACAAAAGAAGACAGCTCTTCACTGTCTTCTTTTATACCACAGGACTAAAACTATAAACTCAGCACATTATCAGATTTGTCCTTGTCCGGAACATGAGCACTACCCAGCTCCACCTTTTTCAAATTTTTCTTACCTGAAACCCGAAGACTGATCTTTTGATCTCCATTCTCCCATACCGCGATACTTTGATGAACCTTCATCTTAGTACCATCCTCAAAAGTCAACGACAAATCCACAGGCAGCGGTTTATTGCTTTTGTTTTCTATTACAATTTCATATTCTTCTCCTACTTTGTTCGCAGAAACGATCCCCAGGTCCGTTACTCCCTCTTCGAAGAACCAACGTTTCCAGAACCAGTCCATATTTTTACCAGCACCTTCATTCATACTGTAAAAGAAGTCGAATGGCATCGGGTGTTTTCCCTGCCATTGGCTGATATAATGATGTAAAGCCTTATTGAACAATTCATCTCCCAGATAATCCTTTACAAAAAGATAACCTAATCCGGGTTTAGGATAAGAATTCGTAAATGCCCCTACCCCCTTCAGCTCCGTGCTTAAGGTCACGATGGGAACATCATCCTTTGAGCCGGAAGACATTGCTGTTGGAGCTACTCCATATTCATCAACCATAGCCGGATCGATCATTGGTCCGATCAGCCATTCGCCGATGGTGGCCCAGCCTTCGTCCATCCAGGCATATTTGGTTTCATTCGTGCCCATATAAAAAGGAAACATCGTATGAAAAATTTCATGAACCGTCAGTGTAATCGCATCTTCTCTTTTTTCTACCGGATTATCGTTCACCATCATTGGATACTCCATCTGATCAAGCCCGTCAAAGATCGTTTCATGTGCATATGGATAAGGCCATTTAGGGAAAGTATAGCTCATCGCATGAACCGTTTTACGGGCAAAATCGATGACTTCATAATAATCCTTATGGATTGGGTTAAAAGCTGCATCTACCCTGGTCCTTCTTCCTGTTTGAGGATCTACAACCAGACTCGTTGACTTCCATAAGTAATGATCGCTTGTGGCGAACACAAAATCAGTTACATTTTTAGCTTCAAACTTCCAGGTATTGTACGCCTGATCAGCAGTAACTGCTTTATTTTCCAGGTCTTTATCGTCAATCACATCAACCACCGCATCTTCCTTTTCCGCTTTGGCAAGACGTTCTGCAATGTCTTTTTTCAATACCTGTTTTGCATTCAGCAGATCGCCGGTAGCCCAAACCACAAAGTTCTTGGGAACAGTAATTTCTCCTTTGAAACTACAGAAATCATTATAAAACTCCACTTCACCGGTATATGGGAATTTATTCCAGCCATCGATATCATCATAAACAGCCACACGCGGAAAGAAATAAGCAACGAAATGAGAACCTTCATCTACCTGTCCAGTACGCATATGAGAGCCTTTATTCAAATCGTATTTGTATTCGATTTTCAATTTGATGTTCTTTCCCGGGGCAAGGGCAGCAATTGCGGCCTGCATATTCGTTCCTTCGATGGTCATGGCCTGCTGATCCAGTTTCCGGCCATCAGCCTGCATCGACAGGATACTCACGCCTTCATTCAGGTCCCTTTCATTAAATTTGGTTTTTCTTTCCACACCCTTCTTATATAAGTTCGGATAAAGTTTAAACCACAGTTGTTTCAGCGTATCCGGACTGTTGTTATAATAAACAACCTCTACTACTCCTTTTAACTCCCTGCTTGCAGGATTAAAATTAACTTTCAGGTCGTAGTTTGCCGTATTCTGCCAGTATCTGGCTCCGGGTTTCCCCGATACAGCTCTCGTACCCTTTGCATAAGCTGCCTGGATTTCCGCAGGAACAGGTAACTGCTGAGCATAAACCAAGCCCGACAGGCATATTGATACCAGCAAAAATGAGATCTTTTTCATAGTTAGTATATCATCTTGTTTTAACAAAAAAGAGGTTGCCGGAAATGAATCCAGACAGCCTCTTTATATTTTTCTAATCGTTTCTTTTATTTTCCAAACTTCATTTTCAATTGCTCTAACATATCGTTAGTTACTGCAACTGCAGGTTTCGGCTTTTTAGCTTGTGGAGCTGATGGATTGGCATTAGGCTGAGCTGGTTTTGGCTTATTTGCCCCGGCCTGTTGCTGCTTTTCCTGTTTCAACTGTTCCTTCTTCTTGTTCCATCTGGTCCAGATCTCTTCCAGCTTTTTCTTGGTATAAAGCGGGAAATCCCCTTGCTTCATCCATGCATAATAGCTAGGCTCAGTATCAAATACCTGTTCAACCGTTTTACCTTTATGTTTACCGAAGTTAAATATTTCCTGATCCTGCTCATTGAAAACCATTCTTCCGGCAAAATCAACGGGTTTATTCATATTCGTAAAGGTATGCAGCGCATCTACATCATTCTTTACCGGCTTAGAAATTTTACCTTGTTTATCTTCAAACTCAGTATCGCTGTAACGCTCAATCTGAGCAAGAAGCACATGGTAAGTCGCCAGGATATCGGCTTCAGCAGAGTGTGCATTCACAATATCTTTGTCGCAATAAAACTTATAGGCAGCACGTAAAGTGCGTTGTTCCATCTGGTGAAATATATTCTGAACGTCTACAAATTTCCTGTCAGACATATCAAAATCTACTCCTGCTCTTAAAAATTCTTCCAGTAATACCGGAATGTCAAATCTGTTGGAATTATAACCTGCAAGGTCAGCATCTCCAATAAATGCAGACAGTTCAGCAGCTACATCTTTAAAAGTAGGCTCATTGGCAATATCCTTATCATAAATCCCATGAATCAGGGAAGATGCTAAAGGAATCGGCATTTCAGGGTTAATGCGCATTGTTTTGATCAACTCCGATCCATCGGGCATCGCTTTTAAAATGGCAATTTCTACAATACGATCTGCACCAACATTAACACCAGTGGTTTCCAGATCAAAAAAAGCAAGAGGGCGGTTTAAATTTAATTTCATTAGTATATGTTGCTATTTTTAAAGGTGTGAATCCCCAGGAATTCATTTTATAACTCTTTGGTAGCTTTTCAAAAGTCGTAAAAATCATCCATTAAACCTGAACTTATTTAGTATTGTATAAAATAGTCTCCCCGGTTCTTTTTTATTAAGAACTATCCTACCTTTGCGGTTAATAAGTTACGCTTCCATGAAATACATTTACCTCTCATTATTTTTTGTTTTTTGTTCAGTGAAATCCAATGCACAGGATTTCAAATTCGGAGACTATACGCACGATGATCTTGCCTTAAAAAACACGGTGATTGACAGCAATGCCAATGCCATCGTAATTCGTGAGTTTGGAACAGCGAGAATCGACAACGATGATGTCAGAGGCCGGATGATGGTCGAATACCTATACCATGTCCGCATCAAAATCTTCAACAAACAAGGCTTTGACCAGGGAAACATCAGCATTATGCAACATGTTTATGGTAATGACGCAGAAGACGAAATCAGAGACATCAAGGGCGTTACCACAAATTACGTAAATGGGACGTTTAAGCAAACTGATCTGGATCCTAAAAAAATATTCAAAGAGAAAAAGAACAAATATAGAAATCTGACCAAATTCACCATGCCCAATCTGATGGATGGAAGTATTATTGAATATAGCTATCGCATCAGTATCCCCAGAATATTTAATTTCAGAAACTGGGAGTTTCAATCCGATATTCCAAAATTACATAGTGAATACATTGCTTACATACCTGCATTGTACAATTATAATGTATCCTTAAGAGGAGCCTTAAAACTCAACGATACCAAGGCCGAGCTTCAGAAGGAATGCCTGCGGATCTCCGGTGTTTCCGTTGATTGCTCCAAAATGACCTATACCATGAAAAATATCCCCGCATTTGTAGAGGAAGATTACATGACAGCAGCGGTCAACTTTAAATCAGCCATTAACTTTGAACTCTCCGATTATCAAACATTGGATGGTTCTAAAAGAAACGTTACAAAAACCTGGAAAGACGTCGATAATGAACTAGTATCTGATAAATCATTTGGATCACAGATGAAGAAAAAAGATGCTTTTAAAGACCTCATGCCTGAGCTGCTTAAGAATACGACCGACGACCTGAGTAAAGCACAAGCCATATACCGTTACATCGCAAAAAACATCAAGTCCAATGGTTTTATAGGAATCTATAGTGAAACAGCCGTTAAAAAGGCACTGGAAACCCATTCCGGCAATACCGGCGACATCAACCTTAGCCTTATTGCCGCACTCTCAGCAGCAAATATTGATGCAGAAGCACTGATCCTCTCCACCCGTGAGTATGGTCAGGTAAATGACCTGTATCCGGTGATTACCGATTTTAATTATGTGGTGGCCAAAGTAAATATCGGAGATAAAAGCTATCTGCTGGATGCTTCTACCCCACTACTTCCTTTTGGCCTACTCCCGCTACACTGTATCAATGGAAAAGGAAGAGTAATTAACCTTAAAAAACCTTCCTACTGGTATGATCTGATTGCCAGTCAGAAAGATTATACCCGCTACAACTTCATTGCAACCCTCACCAAAGAGGGCAAAATAAAAGGCGAACTACTCACCTATTCCTCAGGATATGCAGCACTAAAAAAGAGAAAGGGCATTCAGGCCGCTAATTCTGTAGAGGAATACGTGGAAAAACTGGATGAAAAAATGCCTAAAATC
This region of Pedobacter steynii genomic DNA includes:
- a CDS encoding bifunctional GNAT family N-acetyltransferase/carbon-nitrogen hydrolase family protein — translated: MNIETRKLTLADYNDLKESMQQAYDTLGGQIWSRSSIERLLKLFPEGQLCIAVDDKVVACSLSIIVDYDEYGDKHTYKNITGDYSFSTHDAEGDVLYGIEIFVSPEFRGLRLGRRLYEARKELCESLNLKSIIAGGRIPRYHEYAATLSPRQYIDKVKAKEIFDPTLTFQISNDFHVRKVLKNYLPGDHESKDYATLLEWNNIYYQGIDASARSAKTIRIGLVQWQMRLFPDIDAFYEQVEFFVDAVSGYKSDFIMFPEFFNTPLLQPYNHLPEMEAMRKLAEQTEEIVQKIQEYAVSYNVNVISGSMPIIENNKLYNATYLCHRSGKTEEYRKIHITPNEQKYYGMVGGDKIQVFDTDCGKIGILICYDVEFPELSRIYADQGMQILFVPFLTDTQNGYTRVRRCAQARAIENECYVAIAGCVGNLPKVNNMDIQFAQSAVFTPSDFAFPTNAVKAETTPNTEMMLVVDVDLHLLDELHHFGTVKILKDRRKDLYEVRLLK
- the pdxH gene encoding pyridoxamine 5'-phosphate oxidase, producing the protein MELNKENLQNLRQEYRSAELAETDVESNPILQFKKWFTEAVDAQIFEPNVMTLATANSDSKPSARIVLLKGFDEDGFVFFTNYDSDKGKDLAENPQASLVFFWAELERQVRIDGVVSKIDAAASTDYFHSRPIGSQIGASASPQSRVIPNRESLEEKVAELSTAYQDKEIPRPLHWGGYLVEPTHIEFWQGRPSRLHDRLNYQLVDGSWIINRLAP
- a CDS encoding 3-hydroxybutyryl-CoA dehydrogenase, which translates into the protein MKNIAVIGSGTMGNGIAHTFAQFGYQVNLIDINNEALERAISTIGKNLDRQVTKGTITESDKANTLKNITNFTQIAEGVANADLIVEAATENLELKLKIFKDLDSFAKPEAILASNTSSISITKIASVTSRGDKVIGMHFMNPVPVMKLVEVIRGYATSDETTATVMDLSTKLSKVPVEVNDYPGFVANRILMPMINEAIYTLYESVAGVEEIDTVMKLGMAHPMGPLQLADFIGLDVCLAILNVLHDGFGNPKYAPCPLLVNMVTAGSKGVKSGEGFYNYAKGIKEAVVAAKFSK
- the purE gene encoding 5-(carboxyamino)imidazole ribonucleotide mutase, whose product is MSIQVGIIMGSKSDLPIMKDAADILKEFDIQFEMTVVSAHRTPERMFEYAKQAASRGLKVIIAGAGGAAHLPGMVASITTLPVIGVPVKSSNSIDGWDSILSILQMPNGIPVATVALNAAKNAGLLAAQILATASPELSAKMQAYKDDLKKKIEESAIDLENY
- the ruvB gene encoding Holliday junction branch migration DNA helicase RuvB, producing MNENLDPNSESLTPFERDIEKVLRPQEFEDFTGQDKIMENLKIFVKAAKLRGEPLDHVLLHGPPGLGKTTLSYIIANEMGVGIKVTSGPVLDKPGDLAGLLTNLESGDILFIDEIHRLSPLVEEYLYSAMEDFKIDIMLESGPNARSVQISLNPFTLVGATTRSGLLTAPLRARFGINSRLAYYDAKLLTTIVLRSSDILKTPITEEGAYEIARRSRGTPRIANALLRRTRDFAQIKGNGQIDTEIARYALRALNVDEHGLDEMDNKILVTIIDKFKGGPVGLKTIATAVGEDEGTIEEVYEPFLIQEGFLMRTSRGREVTEAAYKHLQKNFPGQTGKLF
- a CDS encoding YqgE/AlgH family protein codes for the protein MDPNFKRSVVFLTEHQEEGTVGFILNQRSTLLLNDLVPDFVGGDFPVYLGGPVAIDTIHFIHRRQDLITDGEEIAKGVCWGGNFETLKVLINNHSIQPADIKFFIGYSGWSGVQLKNEMKENTWIVSDQFHADVVFSNNEEELWKEVIINLGPKYAHVSNFPQDPNLN
- a CDS encoding 5-(carboxyamino)imidazole ribonucleotide synthase, with product MAKQISDLKLGILGGGQLGRMLIQEAINYNLTTLILDPDTDAPCKHLANYFECGSITDFDTVYNFGKKADIITIEIEKVNIEALEQLEKEGKHVYPQSRVIRLIQDKGVQKQFFKENNIPTAPFQLVNTKEDMRNSHFPFPYILKQRKDGYDGKGVMKINNLADIENAFDAPCLIEQLVDFEKEVAVIVSRNPNGDVKTFPMVEMEFNAEANLVEFLISPSTYPASIQHKAETIAKNIASSLNITGLLAVEMFITKNGDILVNELAPRPHNSGHHTIEGNYVSQFDQHLRAIFNLPLGDTRTINNAVMINLLGEKNHNGVAKYQGLEKIMAIEGVYIHLYGKKYTKPFRKMGHVTIVDQNREKAIEKANYIKDTLKVIS